The DNA segment AATGAACTTCCGCGCATCCTGAATGTTTCTCTGGCCAATGCACTGGCCGACCACGGTAACAATTGCGATGCTAAGCGCGCCTCCTCCAATTTGAAAGACAAGCGATATCGACCCGCTGATGGCATTCGCCGTCATGGCCAGCGTCCCCAATTGTACGATAAACGTCTGCGTCAAAAGCTTGCCGCCGTTGAAGAACATCTGCTCCGCAGCAAATGGAAGGCCGATAAACATGATTTTCTTCTGAATCGAGAAGTCCAGCTTCAGCGTATTTTTCAATTGAACGCGCAAGGTCTGGTTATATTTCAACAAGTAAATCAGCGAACTGACCATGCCCAGAATCCGGGCAAGAAGCAATGAAATAATGAGGCCGATCACACCTAAGTCCATTACCGTAATCAATAATATGTTTAGGCATAGGAAGGTGATATTCATGATCAAAGACAGATTCAAGCTGGCTTTCGTCTCTGCCACACCTCTTAGCACCCCGTTAACTGCTTGGAATATTGCAATGAACGGATAGGAAATACAACTGCCGATCAAATACAGTCTGGCATTCTGGAAGACTTCGGCTTCCGCCTTGCCGAATAGCAGATTCAAGGTCGGCGTATGAAAAGCAATAATCAAAATACTTATCAGCACAGAAATCACTGCCACAGCGGACAACGCCTGCGTAGCCGCTTTGGATACCATTTGCTGATTGCCGCTGCCCTTGTATTGCGCGACGATGACCGTACCACCGGTAGCTATGGCCACAAATACATTAATCAAAAATATGTTGAGCGAATCTACCATACTGACTGCACTAACGGCTGCAACCCCGGAAGAACTAATCATCGCCGTATTTAATAGACTCATTAATACGATAAAGCCCTGGTCTACAAAAATAGGAATAATAATCGCGATGATTTGCTTATAATCCATCGAGGTTCCGGTAAAATAACGATTTAACAGGGAAACACTGCCCTGTCGTATTCTCGGCCCTATACTATTCACCTGAGTCATCACTTCTTTGGCTGATTATTGAACTGGCTGATATATCTATAGCATTTCTGAATGATCGCATGGCTGAATTGTGTGTTTATTGCACTATAATTTCAATTTTCTACTACTTCATATCATTATACCACTCTTCCACGAGAAGGGGTTGAACGATCATCAACACTGCCGCAAATCCCATCGCTTCTGCCTTTCTCTTCACAAGCAATGCATTAGCTTTTCTGCTTCATCCCAGGGTACTGTATAGCCTTGTCCTTTGGCGCAAAATATCGAGGAGGAAGTGTATTCCGGGTCAGCATCCTTATTGTAGCCGATTCGTGCAATGACCTCTTGCTCGTTATGACATCGATCATAGCCGGCGAATGTGAGGCTCAGCGTACCTCTTCCTTGCGTAAAGGAGGCTAATTCGCTGCCGTAATCCATAAAGGTGGCAACCGGTACTTTTCCTGTCAAAATCGCTTTGTCCCCTTCCGTACAAGGAGCATCATAAGTTCCGTGAGCTTGCTGAACATCAGAAATAACTCGGCCGAGCTGATCAAGCTCAACTTTGATTTTGAATTGATAGTAAGGCTCCAACAGCACATTCTTTGCCTTTTCCAATCCTTGCCTCAACGCGCGATAAGTCGCTTCTCTGAAGTCACCGCCGGACGTGTGCTTATTATGCGCCCTTCCCGTCAATAAAGTTACGACGACATCTGTTAGCGGCGAGCCCGTTAACAAGCCATGATGATCCCGTTCATACAGATGATGGCGAACGAGGTTCTGATTCCCGAAGGACAAGTCATCGGCATGGCAGACATTATCAAATTGAACTCCGCTGTTCCGCTCGCCCGGCCGTAGGCGAAGATGCACCTCGGCATAATGCTTCAATGGTTCAAAATGGCCATAACCGACCGTCTCCGCCTCGATCGTTTCCTTATATAGAATTTCCGGATTCTCGAACGATACAGTTAAGTTAAACCGCTCCTTCATAAGGAGTTCCAATACCTCAAGCTGAATTCTTCCCATGACGTGAATATGGATTTCCTGTAGGCTCTCTTCCCAAAGCACATTTAAGGAAGGATCCTCAGCATTCAATATTTTGAAGTATTGCAAAGCCTCTTTCTTATTCACGGACGGCTCCAGCATCACCTTCGACTTCAAGGTCGGCACCATCTCGTAGACGGCTTTTTCTTTTAAATTACCTAATCCATCACCGACCGCAGCCATAGATAGACCTGTAACGGCAAATAGCTCACCGGCCTCAATCCGTTCGACAGCTTTAAACTCCCGGCCATTGTACATGCGAATTTGGGTAATTTTCTCGCTCATCGGGTTCTCCGTATCACCATACTGGAGGGTATCTCTCACCTTTAGCGTTCCGCTCAAAGCTTTAATGAATGTGATTCTCGTCCCCTGCTCATCATGGCGAATCCGGTAGACCCGGCCGGCAAATGGCCCCTCACTGGAATAATCAGTTACCGTCAACATGTCCAGCTTCCGCAAAAAGCTTTCGATCCCGGTCCCTTGCAACGCCGAGCCGCACGCATAAGGATACACGGCATTATCCCGCAGCAAGCGCCGCATCGCAGCAAGCCAAAAATCCCTGTCATATCCTGCATCCATGTACCGCTCCAGGAGAGCTTCATCCCGCTCAGCCAGAAACTCTGCCAATTCCTCGCCCATAAAGCCGTCCTCGTTCAAGTTATCCGTTATGTCGCATACATCCACGGCAAATGTACTACGAATCTCCTGCACTACCTGCTGAACGTTCGCCCCTACCCGATCAATTTTGTTGATAAAAAAGAAGCAGGGGATGCCATGCTTGCGCAGAAGCTCCCATACAAGCTCCGTCTGCCCTTCGATCCCCTCAACGGCGCTAATAATAACCACCGCATAATCCATCGCCTGTATCCCCCGCTCCATCTCAGGAGAAAAGTCGGCATGACCCGGCGTATCGATGAGATAATAACGGGAATCGCCATAGCTGAACATCCCTTGATCTGTAAACACCGTGATTCCCCGCTGCCGTTCGATCTCATGGCTGTCCAAAAAGGCATCCTTATGATCGACCCTGCCCCGCTGTTTAATGCTGTTCGTATAGTAAAGCAGTTGCTCCGAAAACGTCGTTTTCCCGGCGTCAACATGCGCTAGTATTCCAATCGTCTTGTTCATTGTAGATCCTCTCTTCAAGCATTCGATACTCTAATCATTTTATGATATTCGAATTCCTTGCTCTCTCATAGGCTCTAAAAGGCTTTCTTCATAGCTTCAAGCTCTTCTTCAAAGCTTGGTGCTTTATCTAGCAAGGCATCAATGACCACTAATTTAAAATTAAAATCCGCGAATAACCCTGTTTCGTCTACATATCTTCTCATCGCTTTCTCCCTCCCAACACCTTGCCATAAATCTTCTTAATAGTAGAATATCACATCTTGTTTTTGTTACTCGTCTATGCTATGTTTACTGGAAAAATTTCCTCGGGGAGGCGTCCTATGAACATGAACAAAACGAATCCACTCTTGCTAGACATCCCTGATTATTTCGAGAGCGAGCGATTGATAATCCGGGCTCCCAAACAGGGAGACGGCGACGCGTTAAACGAAGCTGTTAAAGAGAGCTTCGATCAATTACGCCCCTGGATGCCCTGGGCACAGGAAATACCTGCGCTCGTAGATTCAGAAAGCGTCGTCCGGCGCGCCCACCTGAAATTTATGGAACGGACGGATCTCATGCTGCTGCTTATCCTCAAAAAATCCGGCCAGCTCGTCGGCTGCAGCGGCCTTCACCGCATCGACTGGGAAGCTCGCAAATTCGAAATCGGATACTGGGTTCGCACTTCCTTCAGCAAGCAGGGCTTGATCACTGAGGCCGCAGATGCAATTACAGACTACGCTATCCATGAGCTGCAAGCCAATCGCATCGAAATCCGGTGCGATGAACGCAACACGCAAAGCGCCAAAGTGGCGCAGCGTCTGGGCTTTACATTGGAAGGCATTCTGCGGAATGACGCCAGCGGCACGGATGGCACTTTAAGGAGCACGAAGGTTTTCTCTAAAGTCCGCGGTATAGAGTTTTAAATTTCTTCGTCAGAGGTGCAGGCAAACGCATTGTTGACTAGAGTAAAGGGCTGAGTTTTATTTCAGCCCCTCCTCATCAAACCGTACGTGAGGTTTTCCCTCATACGGCTTTCCGATGTTCTTCTTTCATGCGCATGCAGATTACAGTAGCGTTTTTAATCCACTTTGTTTTGTTTGAAACTTCACTTCATGGAATGAGCTCATCCATCTTCGTTTTTGCCTTTTCTTGGCGTACCAACGTGTAAAGCGTTGCAAAATGTACCCATCCAGTTTGGCGAGTTTCCGTTGACTGTAGTTGGTGTAGTAGTAATTCCTCCATCCTACGATCTTCGGATTTAGCCGTGCAATATGGTCTGTAAAGGACAGTGAACGCATTCTTGGCGGTGCAAGTCTTTCTTTTACTACCTCACGAATGCGTTCTTCCCTTTCTTCGTCAGCCACTGTTGTGTCGTATAATACACCTTATTCGTTGACGTTTCCGCCTTCGTTTTACGATGGTGCATGCCTAAAAATTCAAAACCTTCTTTCCCTGGACTTTCACCAACTAGATGATGCGTGCCTCTGGGCACACCTTAAACAAAAGGAGGGGCATCAGCCCCTCCTTCAAATCCTACCACGAACATCGCTCTGCATTTCTGCTGCTAATCTTTATATGGGTCAAATTCATCCGCTCCCGCCATACATACGCCAATCGGCTTGAGCACATGCAGCACCTCGAGCGTCTCGCTGTGCGCATCTAAAACCTCCTGCAGCTTGCGGTAAACGAACGGACTCTCATCTGTACCAGCGCCCCGCAGCTCCACGCCAAACTCCCGAACGGCATCCATCATCTGTTTCGGCGTAATCTGACCGCCACTGCGAGTGCGCGTCTTCCAGTTCATTTTGCCTGCTGCCTGAGTCCGACTCATAATGCGGCCTGCGCCATGCACTGTACTGTAATAGGCATCCCGATTCTCCTCCGTATCCTTCCCCCGGACAATGACAGAAATGTCGCCCATGCTCCCGCCGATAAAGCCAAGCTGATCCGGTGCAGACGGCGTTGCCCCTTTGCGAACGACAACGACTTCCTTCCCCTCATGTGTTTCCTTCCAGGCATAGTTATGATGGTTATGCACCTCGAAATCCGCTTCCGCTCCGAGAATGGACAATACCTCCTGCATGACATAGTCCCGTCCTGCGTAGGCGTAGCGCCCAGCGAGCCTCATTGCCCGATAATACATATCGCCGACCTCGCTGTTCAAGTCCAGCAATAAAGGCGGCTGATCCATCGATTCGCCCGGCGCCTTATCCGCAAAGCGTCTGCCCGCCGCAAGGTTCATAAATCCGCTAGCTGTCTTATGGCCAAAGCCGCGGCTCCCGAAGTGATTGCCGACCCACAGCCGTCCCGTTGCCGGCTCCTCGAACAAATCGACATAATGGTTACCACTGCCTACGGTGCCGAGCTGACTGCGGGCTAATGCCTTCAACTTGTCATGCTCCTGCTGACCGAAGGCCTGATATACTGCCCAATCTGGATCATCGAACAATTCGTGATCCACTCTTTCATTGTTAATCCGCCCTACCCCAAACGATATTTTTCTCGCGATATCATCCATGATCTTCCCGAGTCCCAACCGAATATCCTTTGCATACAGGTTCGTGCGCACCGCCTTATTTCCGCAGGCGATATCATACCCTACGCCGGAAGGTGATATTTGCCCGTCATACACAACGACGCCGCCAATCGGCTGGCTATAACCTTTATGATGATCCGCCATCAACAGGGACTGAACGACATTGCCTGTCCTTGCACACATTTTCGCTTGAGCTACCGCCCCTTCATCCGGCCTCCCCCAGACACGCACACCATCGATATTTTGATAAGCCATACTGCTCTCTCCTCTATTCCATAATTCCACGATCTCTTTCTATTCTTTGATGATTTCGTGATTGATAACTCTATGTTGCCATATCTCCGTAATGCTATGCTATGTGATGCTTCCTGCTGCCCTTATCCCCAAGCTTCCTTTAACAGCGACCGGAATAGCTCGTCGAGCTGACGATCCTGTCCGTCAGTAGAGGTAGGCATCCTCTTAGCGGCTTGCTTATAATACTGAATTTTCTCATCCAAATAGGTGTTGATCGGACCGATTCTCGGCTCAAAGTCCATTTCATCACCAGCTTTTTTTCGTACTAGCAGACTGTCGATGGCTGCCTTCACCTCGCTCTCTGCCGGCAATAGCTGATCCGTAAGCGTTGTGAACTCGATCGGCGGCATCGTACCATACTTCTCGATCCACTCGCAGGCCAATACTGGCCGAAGCACATAGAAATACTTCTTGATCTTCACCTGTTCTCGCTGCAAATACTCACGATAATTACCCTCGGCCATGTGCAAATAGTGATACATGCAAGCTTTAGGCGAGAAGGTTAGCGATGAGAATCCGCGGATTTGCTCTGCCGCCGAATAATCCTCCATGTAAACGATGGGCGATTGCAGCCACTCCAGCAAAGGTGGATTGGATTTGCGGAACAGGTTTAATGCTTTCTTCAAATCCCAACCGTTAATGTCAAGCAAATTGTTGATCGGGCGCTCAATGACATCTCTTTTTTCAAAAATTGATAAATACCATTCTATCGGTCTGACATATATGAATCTTACATCATAATCGCTGTCCTTTGAAGGAAAGCCCCACGCCCGGCTCCCTGACTCGCAGGCATAAATAATCTTCACCTGCTCCTCTTGCTCGATTTGCCGCAACTGCGCCAAGATTTGCTGTCGCTGTACAGTCATGCGTCGCACTCCTCTCTCCACAATTCACTTCTTCTCTTCATCCAAAATAAAATCTATTATTTCCTCCACTGTTTGCCGCTGCTGCTCTTCCCGCGTGATCGTCGCCAGCCCGTCCCCCTTCTGCTCCCCGTAGTTGCCGAAGTAGGCGTGGTTTCCTCCCTCGATCACATGCTGATTTGGGGTGTTATCCAGCTTG comes from the Paenibacillus lentus genome and includes:
- a CDS encoding MATE family efflux transporter, producing the protein MTQVNSIGPRIRQGSVSLLNRYFTGTSMDYKQIIAIIIPIFVDQGFIVLMSLLNTAMISSSGVAAVSAVSMVDSLNIFLINVFVAIATGGTVIVAQYKGSGNQQMVSKAATQALSAVAVISVLISILIIAFHTPTLNLLFGKAEAEVFQNARLYLIGSCISYPFIAIFQAVNGVLRGVAETKASLNLSLIMNITFLCLNILLITVMDLGVIGLIISLLLARILGMVSSLIYLLKYNQTLRVQLKNTLKLDFSIQKKIMFIGLPFAAEQMFFNGGKLLTQTFIVQLGTLAMTANAISGSISLVFQIGGGALSIAIVTVVGQCIGQRNIQDARKFIKSFLGLSTVLFVIASLILLPLFPLMVRMFSPPPEIIPTIFGLILLIAIAQPFLWSLSFVLPAALRAAGDSNFTSLSSLLSMWLFRVILGYILGITLGFGIMGVWVAMVAEWGIRGLVFAWRFKGEKWYAHKLI
- a CDS encoding elongation factor G, which encodes MNKTIGILAHVDAGKTTFSEQLLYYTNSIKQRGRVDHKDAFLDSHEIERQRGITVFTDQGMFSYGDSRYYLIDTPGHADFSPEMERGIQAMDYAVVIISAVEGIEGQTELVWELLRKHGIPCFFFINKIDRVGANVQQVVQEIRSTFAVDVCDITDNLNEDGFMGEELAEFLAERDEALLERYMDAGYDRDFWLAAMRRLLRDNAVYPYACGSALQGTGIESFLRKLDMLTVTDYSSEGPFAGRVYRIRHDEQGTRITFIKALSGTLKVRDTLQYGDTENPMSEKITQIRMYNGREFKAVERIEAGELFAVTGLSMAAVGDGLGNLKEKAVYEMVPTLKSKVMLEPSVNKKEALQYFKILNAEDPSLNVLWEESLQEIHIHVMGRIQLEVLELLMKERFNLTVSFENPEILYKETIEAETVGYGHFEPLKHYAEVHLRLRPGERNSGVQFDNVCHADDLSFGNQNLVRHHLYERDHHGLLTGSPLTDVVVTLLTGRAHNKHTSGGDFREATYRALRQGLEKAKNVLLEPYYQFKIKVELDQLGRVISDVQQAHGTYDAPCTEGDKAILTGKVPVATFMDYGSELASFTQGRGTLSLTFAGYDRCHNEQEVIARIGYNKDADPEYTSSSIFCAKGQGYTVPWDEAEKLMHCL
- a CDS encoding GNAT family N-acetyltransferase; this translates as MNMNKTNPLLLDIPDYFESERLIIRAPKQGDGDALNEAVKESFDQLRPWMPWAQEIPALVDSESVVRRAHLKFMERTDLMLLLILKKSGQLVGCSGLHRIDWEARKFEIGYWVRTSFSKQGLITEAADAITDYAIHELQANRIEIRCDERNTQSAKVAQRLGFTLEGILRNDASGTDGTLRSTKVFSKVRGIEF
- a CDS encoding group II intron maturase-specific domain-containing protein produces the protein MRSLSFTDHIARLNPKIVGWRNYYYTNYSQRKLAKLDGYILQRFTRWYAKKRQKRRWMSSFHEVKFQTKQSGLKTLL
- a CDS encoding RtcB family protein; its protein translation is MAYQNIDGVRVWGRPDEGAVAQAKMCARTGNVVQSLLMADHHKGYSQPIGGVVVYDGQISPSGVGYDIACGNKAVRTNLYAKDIRLGLGKIMDDIARKISFGVGRINNERVDHELFDDPDWAVYQAFGQQEHDKLKALARSQLGTVGSGNHYVDLFEEPATGRLWVGNHFGSRGFGHKTASGFMNLAAGRRFADKAPGESMDQPPLLLDLNSEVGDMYYRAMRLAGRYAYAGRDYVMQEVLSILGAEADFEVHNHHNYAWKETHEGKEVVVVRKGATPSAPDQLGFIGGSMGDISVIVRGKDTEENRDAYYSTVHGAGRIMSRTQAAGKMNWKTRTRSGGQITPKQMMDAVREFGVELRGAGTDESPFVYRKLQEVLDAHSETLEVLHVLKPIGVCMAGADEFDPYKD
- a CDS encoding nucleotidyltransferase domain-containing protein, with amino-acid sequence MTVQRQQILAQLRQIEQEEQVKIIYACESGSRAWGFPSKDSDYDVRFIYVRPIEWYLSIFEKRDVIERPINNLLDINGWDLKKALNLFRKSNPPLLEWLQSPIVYMEDYSAAEQIRGFSSLTFSPKACMYHYLHMAEGNYREYLQREQVKIKKYFYVLRPVLACEWIEKYGTMPPIEFTTLTDQLLPAESEVKAAIDSLLVRKKAGDEMDFEPRIGPINTYLDEKIQYYKQAAKRMPTSTDGQDRQLDELFRSLLKEAWG